The Malus sylvestris chromosome 8, drMalSylv7.2, whole genome shotgun sequence genomic interval AACGAATGAAATGTGTGCGAACAAAATCCAGAACATATCAGATATGTCGAATTCTAAGAAGGACGGGGGAGGGGGTAAGTCAAGGCCAAAGAACAAAAGACAAATAAGGGCTACAACAGACGAAAACCAGCGGCAGCGCTAGGGGAAAGTGAAATTATGTCACAAACCAAGAGGTTTAACCAGGTTTAGTAGTAACAGGATTTGCCTGCAATGCACTTAAGGGGAATGGAACTATTGTTTGAGAACCTTAGCTAGGTTGTCTAGGTCAGCTTCTCCTATGGCTATTTGAGTTAAGTAGGGAACTCTGCGAACGAACAAGGCCAACTAATGGTGAGTCGAAAAGCATTTGAGGAAGTCTTAAGTTATTAAGTTCTTCATTCccccatttcatttaattatttcctATTGGTTGGTTATACTTATACCTAATCAGCATGACATGTACAAGATCTCCTAGCACACTCCATCTGCAAAATCACACTAGAATCCAAAACCTAGTGTCTACACTAATCACTCACCAATCTTCAACAACTTAATATCCTTAAATTCACTTCAAACCTTAACTTATTAGCTTAGCACTTATCGGGTCCTTCACGACTTAGAACAACATaactgtttttaattttttacatgaACTCCTAGCGTAGTAAGGCTTGACAACAACACCTGGAAGTCTCGTGTTTCCAATTAATACGTTTTATCAACATCCATCACCCAACTGGTCAAAGAAAGGGAATGGCCCTTTTCAACATAAAACAACAAGTTTTGTTTGAACATGAAATTCAAACAATGAGGTGGAGTTTCATCGCATATGCAAATTAGGTGCCAAAAATAGATTGCATCAACTTAGCACCAAAATAGGATGAACATGTTGCCATGTATTGCACAAATCGTGATGATACCTGCAATATCACTCTTTTTTCTATTTGGTTTATTCAAAAGGGGAACTgtcattggaactccgaagaaGTCATATACACTCCTCCGTTATAAAACACAAGGATCACTTGACGGAGCGCAGATGGTAACTTTTTTACTATCAGACCATTTTGGAATGCCAATAGCAACTTCCGATTAAAATTCGCAAATATATATGAGCCAGACATGCTTATAGCATCCAATTAGCAAATCGATATGCAGAAAGTTCACAAAACTAAGATAATTAACAACAAAAGCATATTTTAGCAGCACAAATTCTGTATATATAACATTTCTAACCTTTGATTAAACCCCAAATATCCAGATAACAAACAAAGAACAAACCTACATATCTTTCACTCTCATATATCCCATTTACATAACAAAGATAATGCCCTAACTTTAAACGGCGATGGACCGTTTTCCGTCCACCCACCGGTGATTGAATAAACCCCTCAACCCAGAATGTACAAAGTTCATGTCTTTCTTGtcttttttataaaattgaaaattaaagaccctaaaccctaaacgaCTGTGTTTTGAAGCTTGACTTACCTGAAGAAACTTTAGAAACTTCTCCACCTAGGGCTTGGTGCAGGCACTGTGGGCGAGAGCGGCAGCTGAGGAAACCCTAATTGATTTGGGGAAAGCAATGGGTACGTGGATCGCGGCGAATTCAAGCACCCGAATGGAAGCGGCGACGGAGGCATAGCGAACTGTGGCTGTGAAGCTATCGCCGTCGTTGTCTGCGGTTGTTGATTCGCTGATGTACCTATCCCCTGCAGCGGATGCGCAACCTGCTGATTCTGCCGCGGAGACGGCGTCAGATTGGTCCAGCGCGGCGAGACAAGTGGGGCCAGCGGCGAGAATCCCGAGAACTTCTGGTTGTTAGAATCGACGGCTGAGATTGAGTTGTGGAGGTACCGCATGTAGGCTGAGACGGGGGATTCAGCCGCTCCGTGTACGGTTGGGAAAGgagggaggggagagagaggggtTGTGGACCGTCCGATGGAGTTGAAGTGAGCGGCGGCGGATCCCATGGGTGGGATGATTGGATTGCTGGCGTTTGGGGGTGGAGCGGCGCATTCTAGCGAGGGAGGGGGGCGGTTGTTAACCTGAGCGAGGGGGGGAGGGCGGATGCGCTGGAGGCGAGAGCTGATCTGGGGCTTGGGCTGGTGGACGGGCGGCGGCGGGTTAGAGAAGCGGTCGTGGGCGGGAGAGCCGGTGAGCTTCTGAACGACGTCGCGGAAGTcatttttgttgatgttgtaGACCGGCGGCTGGTGCTGCTGCTGTTGGGGAGGAAGAGgaagtggaggaggaggaggaggcggtGGGTTTTCAAAGTTGGGTTTTTTGAGGAAGGTGTTTTGggtgttggtggtggtgggtTTTGAGATCTTGTGGGAGAGCTTGTTGAGGTGTTTGAGGTAATTGTCCCTGCTGGTGGTCGTGTTGAAGCTTCCTCCGCCACCGCCACTGCCACTGGAAGCGGCAGTAGTGTGAGCAGCTGAATCAGTAGTTGAAGAGGGACAGCTTTTATCCATAacaaaaaacaacacaaaattaCATACAAACGCagcagactctctctctctctctctctctctccccctccctcCTCTGTGTGGTCTGAGTAGATCTGAAAATATCTGGGGTGGCGGAGGAGCGGGGTTTTTGGTCGGAGAGTGGTGGGGAATGGGAAATGAGGATAATCTTCTGAGGGGGGGCAGGCAGTCGACGAGTAGGGACAAGTCTGGACTGGACCGTATATTATTTATATggaattagaaaaagaaaaaaaaagtttttatttttttaggaaaattaaaaataaaggaaaaaggaattaagaaaaagaaaataaaagaaatgatTTTTATGGTCCCAAGTCGAGAACAAAAAAGAAGCAATTAACAAATGTGTGTGTGTCTCTCTCTTTGGTCTCTTTCTTCACTTAAAAGAAGAGAAGGGACACGACCCGTAATGCAAGCCAAGCATCTCTCGACCTTTGATCTCACTTATCTTTCTCAAAATTATGCTTCTGCTAATTACAAAACGCTGGTTTAGTCGTATcacaaagtttaaaaaaaaaaatcaacctaTAATGTTTACTTCTAGTTACATTGCTAGTCATGCAAGcaagattaaattttttttttttttatgggaaacaatttttagtttttatacgtTGTAAATTGCTTTATGGTGTTTTATTATTAAACTTTTTAGACAGTAAAAACAGAcacaattccaattccaaatAGGAAGATTTTTAATGCAATTATATAATTTCTTTAGTACAAAATAATcccttttttggttttttttttttttaccaccttttgatgaataataatccctACTAAATACTAAATAGAGATAATAACACCTGCAGATTTGTTTGGTAGGGATTAAACATTTGTTGTGTAATGACATGGCATATGTATTTAATGGTGGTGGGTATTTTTCAACttacgaaaataaataaatgttagcATTTTGGAACTAGATATTTTCTCATCTGGTCAAAATTTCTGTTACACTTGCCTTATCAACATGCCAAATGTTAcacccaaaatttcaaattaatttaGATCCCATGTTGGGAATGAGTTCAGCACTATCCTAACGTTCATATTCAAAAAATTTCTTCCATCATCCTCATTTTGTATC includes:
- the LOC126633217 gene encoding VQ motif-containing protein 9-like encodes the protein MDKSCPSSTTDSAAHTTAASSGSGGGGGSFNTTTSRDNYLKHLNKLSHKISKPTTTNTQNTFLKKPNFENPPPPPPPPLPLPPQQQQHQPPVYNINKNDFRDVVQKLTGSPAHDRFSNPPPPVHQPKPQISSRLQRIRPPPLAQVNNRPPPSLECAAPPPNASNPIIPPMGSAAAHFNSIGRSTTPLSPLPPFPTVHGAAESPVSAYMRYLHNSISAVDSNNQKFSGFSPLAPLVSPRWTNLTPSPRQNQQVAHPLQGIGTSANQQPQTTTAIASQPQFAMPPSPLPFGCLNSPRSTYPLLSPNQLGFPQLPLSPTVPAPSPRWRSF